A genomic stretch from Planctomycetaceae bacterium includes:
- a CDS encoding HD domain-containing protein produces the protein MARVFVKELKDGDSVNEVFLLADKQLRANRNANLYLLASLRDRTGIISGLMWNVTEDAVQHLATGDMVRVKGKVQVYQGGLQMIVAQIDAAHASSYNAEDFQLQSQANVAPLLARLKELMSGLTCPTLQLLADCFFDDEDLVDALCAAPAGVKAHHAYMGGLIEHIVGMAEVADRICGYYTTLNRDLLMLGVLLHDLGKIRELSWDPALVYTDEGQLLGHMNIAIEILNEKLQETRNRQNGQAVETEDILRLKHMILSHHGALEFGSARVPMTPEAIALHQIDNLDAKLHEFTRAIDDDLNGDSAWTPYSPRIERRLFKGYARKT, from the coding sequence ATGGCTCGAGTATTTGTGAAGGAATTGAAGGACGGCGATTCCGTCAACGAAGTTTTTCTGCTTGCGGACAAGCAATTACGAGCGAACCGAAACGCCAACCTCTACCTTCTCGCTTCACTTCGAGATCGGACCGGAATCATCAGCGGTCTTATGTGGAATGTTACGGAAGACGCCGTACAGCATCTGGCGACCGGGGATATGGTTCGGGTGAAAGGCAAAGTGCAGGTCTACCAGGGCGGCCTGCAGATGATTGTTGCGCAAATCGATGCCGCTCATGCATCCTCATACAATGCGGAAGATTTTCAATTGCAGTCACAGGCAAACGTGGCCCCGCTTCTGGCAAGACTCAAAGAGTTGATGTCGGGGCTCACCTGCCCAACTCTGCAATTGCTCGCAGACTGCTTTTTTGATGACGAAGACCTGGTGGATGCCCTGTGTGCTGCACCTGCCGGAGTCAAAGCGCACCACGCCTATATGGGAGGGCTGATTGAACACATCGTGGGCATGGCGGAGGTTGCCGATCGAATTTGCGGCTACTACACCACGCTGAACCGTGACTTATTGATGCTCGGCGTCCTGTTGCACGACCTCGGAAAAATTCGCGAATTATCCTGGGATCCCGCTCTCGTATATACCGACGAGGGCCAGTTGCTGGGCCACATGAACATTGCGATCGAAATCCTGAATGAGAAACTTCAGGAAACCAGAAATCGCCAGAATGGCCAGGCCGTCGAAACAGAAGATATTCTGCGGCTGAAGCATATGATCCTGAGCCACCATGGGGCACTGGAATTCGGAAGTGCCCGCGTTCCGATGACGCCGGAGGCCATTGCATTGCATCAGATAGACAATCTTGATGCGAAACTGCATGAGTTCACCCGCGCCATAGACGACGACCTGAATGGCGACTCTGCCTGGACACCCTACAGCCCTCGAATTGAGCGGCGACTGTTCAAAGGCTACGCACGTAAGACCTGA
- a CDS encoding M20/M25/M40 family metallo-hydrolase has product MKLNEKRAIDLVMQLIAIPGGSGHEADVAAFIREQLLNAGVAESGISFDTAHRKSPAGGNTGNMYVKLKGSRKGVRRLLMAHMDTVPIAVGCVPVREGEWIRPKSPATALGGDNRAGCAVVLVSIIEALEQGLEHPPLTLLFSVQEEIGLRGVRYMTPAKCGNPGLCFNWDGRIPELLITGAVGASNLTITIHGIPSHAGVHPEQGVNAMVAASTAVADLQSNGWHGLVIKGKKQGTSNFGIVNGGDATNVVMPRIVIEAEARSHDAAFRDRIVAEFEKAFSRAVRSVRTTEGRTGELVFEVDQRYQAFHIAESESCVRIAKQAAASLGLTASAQSSNGGLDANWMSEHGMPTVTMGCGQHQIHTVSERLNIPEFLMGCRMGLTIATGREAGTF; this is encoded by the coding sequence ATGAAATTGAACGAGAAGCGGGCGATTGACCTTGTGATGCAGCTGATCGCCATCCCGGGTGGTAGTGGTCACGAAGCGGATGTTGCGGCGTTTATTCGTGAACAGCTCTTAAACGCAGGCGTAGCCGAATCCGGAATCTCATTTGACACGGCGCACAGGAAGAGCCCTGCCGGCGGCAACACGGGCAACATGTATGTGAAGCTGAAGGGATCCCGAAAAGGTGTTCGCCGTCTGCTGATGGCACACATGGATACCGTTCCAATAGCAGTAGGTTGTGTGCCGGTACGAGAAGGCGAATGGATTCGACCAAAGTCACCGGCGACGGCATTGGGTGGTGACAACAGAGCAGGTTGCGCGGTGGTACTCGTCAGCATCATCGAGGCACTGGAACAGGGTTTAGAGCACCCACCACTCACCTTGTTGTTTTCGGTTCAGGAAGAAATCGGACTACGCGGCGTCCGGTACATGACACCGGCAAAATGCGGCAATCCTGGCCTGTGCTTCAACTGGGATGGTCGCATTCCGGAATTGCTGATCACAGGTGCGGTCGGGGCATCCAACTTAACGATCACAATCCATGGCATTCCAAGCCATGCAGGTGTCCATCCCGAACAGGGAGTGAACGCGATGGTGGCTGCTTCCACAGCGGTCGCCGACCTGCAGTCGAACGGATGGCACGGCCTGGTCATCAAAGGAAAGAAACAGGGAACCAGCAACTTTGGTATCGTGAATGGTGGCGATGCAACGAATGTCGTCATGCCCCGGATTGTGATTGAAGCCGAGGCACGCAGTCACGACGCCGCGTTTCGTGATCGCATCGTGGCAGAATTCGAGAAGGCATTTTCCAGGGCTGTGCGATCGGTCAGGACAACCGAGGGAAGAACCGGCGAGCTGGTGTTTGAAGTCGATCAGCGCTACCAGGCTTTTCATATCGCGGAAAGCGAAAGCTGCGTTCGAATAGCAAAGCAGGCAGCTGCATCCCTTGGGCTGACAGCCTCCGCCCAATCCAGCAATGGAGGTCTGGATGCTAACTGGATGAGCGAGCATGGAATGCCGACGGTCACGATGGGATGCGGGCAGCACCAGATCCACACCGTTAGCGAACGGCTTAACATCCCGGAATTTCTGATGGGGTGTCGGATGGGGCTGACAATCGCCACAGGACGAGAAGCCGGCACATTCTGA
- a CDS encoding secretin N-terminal domain-containing protein, protein MRRHGFLAAALLGTAATTVWLLNLKSDLGASEESARSFRETTTRGTAYENAQEDPNGVRLNFFDTTWERVLRNVADQQNLTLVMDQIPPGRFAWRERRTYELGSAIRILNSHLERQGYRLLLQNEFLIVLNLDKARTEYARPQLSDPSAARLISQPDDGGMQRQNASIEERLASSNERFPLQRTTIPNAAASDDQSSGRGSSLQQRSDSVTGNRPPFGTPIRAASFGRDYEDEPAQETADERKLTQSFECQHTKAADLARTLYLVFEKRAELQRDGVQGYPSFAVFAPANSPAEAAAAKQSAPVFRVGIDQERNQLLIEASSERITHLQALATELDKPANPAAPGEAVKLVPNNGIAAKTAQELNQQLHQLVSMQDDAGTPAQNNPFNAGNVEQPANGGEGDSLNLRGDVNIQAMTDLSILILKGNQADVDKVAEIIARLEQMSIGSVPDIHILTLKNVNSEAMADLLTSVYERLSELRRRGNTNRETTAIIPVVQPNAILILAPKIELDAILQLADELDKPLEPDFEFKVFPLKNAIASQVVTSLETFYNEPTGLRARPRVVADVRTNSVIVQGRANDLNEVAKLIERIDKDESGAVHRVQIFPLKNAVAEELQATISSAIQSVINPPQQSTQGGFGGFGGFGGTQGAQELRDSKSVALEFLASDGATRELVRSGILADVRINADARTNSLIVSSPEASMSLLAALIRELDQSPSAIAEIKVFTLKNADAEQSVTLLESVFENQNQQDQLGIQIAGTEDAASSLIPARFSADIRTNSVLAVGSAEALSVVEAVLLRLDTADVRQRTTEVLPLRNAPAEVVAAALLSFLEQQASLQDSSADLVSNIERLRQEVLVAEDTNSNSLIISASPQYFTQITKIVETLDATPPEVVIQGLIVEVTLDATDEFGIELGFQDPLLLSRSLSAITTPAPGMNFNNTLVALGNGTTNSNAVGTQGLSNFSLGRQNADLGFGGFVFSAQSDAVSVLLRALASRRTVQILSRPQIRTTHNSLGIVSVGQSVPVVNGVNITTLGTANPTVVRENTGISLEVTPRITPDGIIAMSVYANKSSLAANGVPIYVDGNSGNSIESPIINQSIADTTVNVPNGQTIVIGGMITKSDSTLERKVPWLGDLPIVGKAFRYDGTTTSRTELLIFLTPRIILNDLDSELIKQVESERLHFIESEAEELHGPLYSIPSVNQNFEDPYRDFDPQFYSPSADPGIERQVDHLVPAEPVLPGQARRDGSSDQKSKPGADEGTSWGEMEIQPVSARGNRESLRSAKRAVSQSGS, encoded by the coding sequence GTGAGACGTCACGGCTTTCTTGCAGCAGCGCTGCTAGGGACGGCGGCAACCACAGTATGGTTGCTCAATCTGAAATCAGACCTTGGAGCATCGGAGGAATCCGCTCGCTCGTTTCGCGAAACCACGACACGTGGAACTGCGTACGAGAACGCGCAGGAGGATCCGAATGGAGTTCGTCTGAACTTTTTCGATACAACCTGGGAACGCGTTTTACGAAACGTGGCCGACCAGCAAAATCTGACCCTCGTGATGGATCAGATTCCGCCAGGTCGGTTCGCGTGGCGGGAACGTCGGACGTATGAACTGGGTTCTGCCATTCGAATCCTGAACAGCCATCTCGAGCGTCAGGGTTATCGTTTGCTACTGCAGAACGAATTCCTGATTGTGCTGAACCTTGATAAAGCACGAACAGAATATGCGCGGCCTCAATTGTCAGACCCCTCAGCAGCCCGGCTCATCAGCCAGCCCGACGATGGCGGTATGCAGCGGCAGAACGCATCCATCGAAGAACGTCTGGCGTCATCGAACGAGCGATTCCCACTGCAGCGGACTACGATTCCGAATGCTGCTGCGTCCGATGATCAATCATCTGGCCGAGGCTCCTCACTTCAACAGCGTTCAGACAGTGTGACGGGCAACCGACCACCGTTCGGCACACCGATCCGCGCAGCTTCATTTGGTCGTGATTACGAAGACGAACCAGCGCAGGAAACGGCCGATGAACGAAAGCTGACTCAGTCGTTTGAATGCCAGCACACAAAGGCCGCCGATCTTGCGCGAACGCTGTATCTGGTTTTTGAAAAACGTGCCGAACTTCAGCGCGACGGTGTTCAGGGGTATCCTTCATTCGCGGTGTTCGCACCGGCCAATTCACCCGCAGAGGCCGCCGCGGCCAAACAAAGCGCACCGGTCTTCCGCGTCGGTATTGATCAGGAACGCAATCAGCTTTTGATTGAGGCCTCTTCCGAACGTATCACGCACCTGCAGGCACTGGCCACCGAGCTGGATAAGCCGGCGAATCCAGCCGCCCCTGGCGAAGCCGTGAAACTTGTACCCAACAACGGTATCGCTGCGAAAACAGCGCAGGAACTGAATCAACAACTTCATCAGCTTGTTTCAATGCAGGATGACGCAGGAACCCCCGCACAGAACAACCCGTTCAATGCGGGCAACGTTGAACAACCCGCGAATGGCGGAGAGGGTGATTCACTGAATCTGCGAGGAGATGTGAACATTCAGGCGATGACGGACCTGAGCATTCTGATTCTGAAAGGGAATCAGGCAGATGTAGATAAGGTGGCAGAGATTATCGCTCGCCTTGAGCAGATGAGCATTGGATCTGTCCCCGACATTCACATCCTGACGCTGAAGAACGTCAATTCTGAAGCCATGGCCGACCTTCTCACGTCCGTCTATGAACGGTTGTCAGAGCTGCGACGCCGGGGCAACACCAATCGCGAGACGACAGCTATCATTCCCGTCGTTCAACCAAACGCAATTCTGATACTGGCACCAAAAATTGAGCTGGATGCAATTCTGCAACTGGCTGACGAGCTGGATAAACCACTGGAACCGGACTTCGAATTCAAAGTCTTCCCGTTGAAGAATGCCATCGCGTCACAGGTCGTGACTTCGCTGGAAACTTTTTACAACGAACCCACTGGTCTGCGAGCACGCCCGCGTGTCGTCGCCGATGTCCGAACAAACTCGGTTATCGTTCAGGGTCGTGCCAATGATCTGAATGAAGTAGCAAAACTGATCGAACGCATCGACAAAGATGAGTCCGGTGCCGTGCATCGCGTTCAGATTTTTCCACTGAAGAACGCAGTCGCGGAGGAACTTCAGGCGACAATCAGCTCTGCGATTCAGTCAGTCATCAATCCTCCACAACAATCAACACAGGGTGGATTCGGTGGCTTTGGAGGATTCGGAGGAACACAGGGCGCACAGGAATTGCGTGACAGCAAGTCAGTTGCGCTGGAATTTCTAGCCAGCGACGGAGCGACACGCGAACTTGTGCGATCCGGCATCCTGGCGGATGTTCGTATCAATGCTGATGCCAGAACAAACAGCCTGATCGTATCATCTCCGGAAGCCAGCATGAGCCTTTTGGCGGCCCTGATACGGGAACTGGATCAATCACCCTCCGCTATTGCAGAGATCAAAGTCTTCACTCTGAAGAATGCCGACGCGGAACAGTCAGTCACGCTGCTGGAATCGGTGTTCGAGAATCAGAATCAACAGGACCAGCTGGGAATTCAGATTGCGGGCACTGAAGATGCCGCCAGCAGTCTGATTCCTGCAAGGTTCAGTGCAGACATCCGAACGAACTCTGTGCTGGCCGTCGGAAGTGCAGAAGCGTTGAGTGTCGTCGAAGCGGTTCTTCTTCGGTTGGACACAGCCGACGTGCGTCAGCGAACGACAGAAGTGTTGCCGCTTCGAAATGCACCTGCCGAAGTCGTGGCGGCGGCATTGCTCTCGTTTCTCGAGCAACAGGCGTCGCTGCAGGACAGCAGTGCCGATCTGGTGAGTAATATCGAGCGACTTCGTCAGGAAGTTCTGGTCGCAGAAGATACGAACAGCAACTCGCTGATTATCAGTGCATCGCCGCAGTATTTCACGCAGATCACAAAGATTGTCGAGACGCTGGATGCGACGCCTCCGGAAGTCGTCATTCAGGGGTTGATTGTCGAAGTTACGCTGGATGCAACGGATGAATTTGGTATCGAGCTTGGATTTCAGGATCCATTGCTTCTGAGCCGAAGTCTGTCCGCGATTACGACGCCGGCTCCCGGTATGAATTTCAACAACACGCTGGTGGCGCTTGGAAATGGTACCACCAACAGCAATGCTGTCGGAACTCAGGGCCTGAGCAACTTTTCTTTGGGCCGTCAGAATGCGGACCTTGGTTTTGGAGGATTCGTCTTTTCTGCTCAGTCTGATGCTGTGAGCGTACTGCTCCGTGCTCTGGCATCACGTCGAACAGTTCAGATTCTCAGTCGACCGCAGATCCGCACCACGCACAACAGTCTGGGGATTGTCAGTGTCGGTCAAAGCGTTCCTGTTGTAAACGGTGTGAACATCACCACACTGGGAACTGCCAATCCGACCGTGGTCCGTGAGAATACCGGTATCTCCCTGGAAGTGACGCCTCGGATCACCCCGGACGGAATCATCGCGATGTCCGTCTATGCTAACAAGAGCTCACTGGCTGCCAATGGAGTTCCCATCTACGTTGACGGCAACAGTGGCAACTCTATCGAATCACCAATCATCAATCAGTCAATTGCGGACACCACTGTCAATGTTCCGAATGGTCAAACTATTGTGATTGGTGGAATGATTACGAAAAGCGATTCGACTCTGGAACGCAAGGTGCCCTGGCTTGGCGATCTGCCCATCGTTGGAAAAGCATTCCGGTACGACGGAACAACCACCAGCCGAACCGAACTGCTGATCTTCCTGACACCCCGAATCATTCTCAATGATCTCGATTCTGAACTCATCAAACAGGTCGAATCAGAACGCCTTCACTTTATCGAATCCGAAGCTGAAGAGTTACATGGGCCGCTTTACAGCATCCCTTCGGTCAATCAGAACTTCGAAGACCCATATCGTGACTTCGATCCTCAATTCTACTCTCCTTCTGCAGACCCGGGGATTGAACGACAGGTTGATCATCTCGTACCTGCAGAGCCGGTGCTACCCGGTCAGGCTCGTCGAGACGGCAGCTCGGATCAGAAATCCAAACCGGGGGCTGACGAAGGCACATCATGGGGAGAAATGGAGATTCAACCAGTGAGTGCACGCGGGAATCGTGAATCACTTAGATCCGCAAAGCGAGCAGTTTCCCAGTCAGGCTCATGA
- a CDS encoding ABC transporter ATP-binding protein yields MTESSSPVVQKLVSANAFTQPRLLIALLLSVGGSVLLSVSILCSAAIVSLVANSGTSGAFGLMPLADAMAEVPAARGISVIIQSIPLLHNSPTALTTLMLTIIVCIAGRWMLRAAACSAVTANSLSVVQRLRQHIHRKAIRLEPADLSREQSQATDRLFREATRSLESSATRWGHRWLLSGPDITIALLTALCIHWRLSIEVIVPVILGWYAIGMERQRSSNSSGLLAEQSERGLQRLSEGLRKTRIVTGFAMEQLEQQQFEKNLAIYKDRCMQFHRQESRGRLICRFLTGLLVLLPTWLLCRFLLNVGLSALPAVIAVSMCATVVFQALTRLRPARAEAEDARVRADEINSYIGRVPLVGQTVGAQFFEPMTRSLTFDQVTLTTSQHPRLLNNLDLRINAGETVALLSLNPLPAYALASMIPRFVDPDVGQVLIDGRDVRQATLESLRAEVIYVGGTDPVFNASIFENVTCGQADITRHQVQEACKLVHADSFIRTLPKGYDTLVGEHGVALDPGQTFRLSLARAIVRKPAILIIEEPPVMLDSESKTLLDDAYQRVTLGRTVIFLPSRLSTVKKCDRIILIHNGKVAADDAHEQLVRHHELYRHWEYTRFNNFREEAEPAVAHY; encoded by the coding sequence ATGACCGAGTCATCATCTCCGGTTGTCCAGAAGCTTGTTTCGGCAAATGCATTCACGCAACCCCGATTGCTCATCGCACTGCTCTTATCTGTTGGCGGCAGTGTGTTGCTTTCAGTATCCATTCTCTGCTCTGCCGCCATCGTTTCACTCGTGGCGAATAGCGGGACGAGCGGCGCATTTGGTTTAATGCCATTGGCAGACGCAATGGCAGAAGTCCCCGCAGCGCGCGGCATCTCCGTAATCATCCAGTCGATACCGTTGCTGCATAACAGCCCCACCGCACTGACAACGCTGATGCTGACCATTATCGTCTGCATCGCAGGACGGTGGATGTTAAGAGCAGCCGCTTGTTCGGCTGTAACAGCGAACTCCCTGTCTGTCGTTCAAAGACTCCGACAACACATTCATCGCAAAGCGATCCGGCTGGAACCCGCTGACCTTTCGAGAGAACAGTCTCAGGCAACCGATCGACTGTTCCGTGAAGCGACCCGCTCACTGGAATCATCCGCAACTCGATGGGGACATCGATGGCTTCTTTCAGGTCCGGACATCACGATCGCTCTTCTGACGGCACTGTGTATCCATTGGCGTCTTTCAATCGAAGTCATCGTGCCAGTGATCCTGGGATGGTATGCCATCGGAATGGAGAGGCAGCGGTCATCAAATTCATCCGGGCTGCTGGCGGAACAAAGTGAACGAGGTCTCCAGCGACTTTCAGAAGGTCTCAGGAAGACCCGGATTGTGACGGGCTTCGCGATGGAACAACTGGAGCAACAACAATTCGAGAAGAACCTGGCGATCTATAAAGACCGATGCATGCAGTTTCATCGGCAGGAGTCACGTGGTCGATTGATCTGCCGGTTTCTCACGGGCCTGTTAGTGCTGTTGCCGACATGGCTGCTTTGTCGATTCCTGCTGAATGTCGGACTTTCCGCACTGCCCGCCGTGATTGCTGTTTCCATGTGCGCAACCGTTGTCTTTCAGGCGCTGACTCGATTGAGACCCGCCAGAGCCGAAGCTGAAGATGCCCGTGTGCGAGCTGACGAAATTAACAGTTATATTGGACGTGTTCCACTGGTCGGACAGACCGTCGGGGCGCAGTTCTTCGAACCAATGACACGCAGTCTGACCTTCGATCAGGTCACACTGACAACGTCACAACACCCGAGACTGCTGAACAATCTGGACCTGCGAATCAACGCTGGTGAAACCGTCGCCCTGCTTTCGCTGAATCCACTGCCTGCGTACGCTCTCGCCAGCATGATCCCGCGGTTTGTAGATCCGGACGTCGGGCAGGTACTGATCGATGGACGCGATGTTCGGCAGGCAACCCTTGAGTCGCTTCGGGCCGAAGTGATTTATGTTGGAGGAACCGACCCAGTCTTCAATGCCTCGATCTTCGAGAACGTGACCTGCGGGCAAGCCGATATCACCCGACATCAGGTGCAGGAAGCCTGCAAACTGGTTCATGCGGACAGTTTCATACGAACGTTGCCGAAGGGATACGATACGCTTGTAGGCGAACACGGCGTGGCACTGGATCCGGGACAGACATTCCGCCTGAGTCTCGCCAGGGCCATCGTTCGCAAGCCAGCGATTCTGATTATCGAAGAACCGCCCGTGATGCTGGATTCTGAATCGAAGACGCTGCTGGACGATGCTTATCAGCGAGTCACACTGGGACGGACCGTGATCTTCCTTCCATCACGATTATCGACGGTCAAGAAATGCGACCGCATCATCCTGATCCACAACGGCAAAGTGGCGGCGGATGACGCACACGAGCAACTGGTGCGGCATCATGAACTGTATCGCCACTGGGAATACACGCGGTTCAATAACTTCAGAGAAGAAGCCGAACCTGCTGTCGCCCATTACTGA
- a CDS encoding ABC transporter permease subunit, with product MLEAVYRLPQINLLAQSHKLESTTDYNWLMVWICVAAIMAALVSFSYGTRAGVIARATTKEAIRQPLFFLLLLICGAVLGLNTIMPFFTLEDDVKMLKECGLATLLIAGALLAVWTAGTSITNEIDGKTAMTLLSKPINRRQFILGKFIGILQAVIWLFLPLTLLFATLIYYKVGYDQKERSEEVTPSVQWTQISEGVEIPMPHPDRLKVVNQVLPGIALSFLQVVVLAAISVTVATRLPMVVNLVVCFAIFVIGNLTPLMVQQSETVIQNEAVTFIARMFATVLPSLESFNVSAAISTGSVVPPKYLGFAFLYATAYATAVVLLGFILFEDRDLA from the coding sequence GTGCTGGAAGCTGTTTACCGTTTACCTCAGATCAATTTACTCGCTCAATCGCACAAGCTGGAATCCACCACCGACTACAACTGGTTGATGGTTTGGATTTGTGTCGCCGCCATCATGGCTGCCCTGGTTTCATTTTCCTATGGAACCCGGGCGGGCGTTATTGCCCGAGCAACGACAAAGGAAGCCATTCGTCAACCGTTGTTCTTCCTGCTGTTGCTCATCTGTGGAGCAGTTCTCGGGCTGAATACAATCATGCCGTTCTTCACGCTGGAAGACGACGTAAAGATGCTCAAGGAGTGTGGCCTTGCCACTTTGCTGATCGCGGGTGCGCTCCTTGCCGTGTGGACAGCGGGGACAAGTATCACCAACGAAATTGATGGCAAAACTGCAATGACGTTGCTTTCGAAGCCCATCAATCGCCGTCAGTTCATCCTCGGAAAGTTCATCGGGATCCTTCAGGCTGTGATCTGGCTGTTCTTGCCACTCACGCTCCTTTTCGCAACGCTCATCTATTACAAAGTTGGCTACGACCAGAAGGAAAGATCTGAAGAGGTCACGCCAAGCGTGCAGTGGACCCAGATTTCAGAAGGTGTTGAAATCCCGATGCCGCACCCGGATCGACTGAAGGTTGTCAATCAGGTGTTACCGGGAATTGCACTTTCATTTCTCCAGGTGGTCGTTCTTGCGGCCATTAGCGTGACAGTTGCGACTCGGCTCCCGATGGTTGTCAATCTGGTCGTTTGCTTTGCCATCTTCGTTATTGGAAATCTAACCCCCCTGATGGTGCAGCAAAGTGAAACGGTTATTCAAAACGAAGCGGTAACTTTCATCGCTCGAATGTTCGCCACTGTCCTGCCATCACTCGAATCTTTCAATGTGTCGGCAGCGATCTCAACGGGCTCAGTCGTCCCGCCAAAGTATCTTGGTTTCGCCTTTCTGTACGCCACTGCCTACGCAACCGCTGTCGTATTGCTCGGTTTTATTCTGTTCGAGGACCGGGATCTCGCGTAA
- a CDS encoding acylphosphatase, producing the protein MIQTTRIVFHGRVQGVGFRWTTHGLARSMPICGYVCNLSDGTVEVVAKATDTTVRSLVNRLKAHFGDGITAIELQAIDPAEDFDDFQIRR; encoded by the coding sequence ATGATCCAAACGACCCGAATCGTATTCCATGGCCGGGTACAGGGCGTCGGCTTCCGGTGGACAACCCACGGACTGGCTCGCTCGATGCCAATTTGTGGTTATGTTTGCAATCTTTCGGACGGCACTGTGGAAGTTGTCGCAAAAGCAACCGACACAACGGTCCGGAGTCTCGTGAATCGCCTGAAAGCACATTTCGGAGACGGAATTACCGCAATCGAGCTCCAGGCCATTGATCCTGCGGAGGACTTTGACGATTTTCAGATCCGTCGTTAA
- a CDS encoding RNA methyltransferase, which yields MIERLSSLDDPRLNSYRSLKKQNAIRDADTFVAEGATVVERLLRSPFQICSVLISDRKWESFHEKLPTGIPIYRMANDLAQQLVGFPFHCGVMACAKRRATPDLREIVRSRGDSLIIAGDRIVDPENVGAIIRIASAFGADAVLLGAGSADPFSRRVLRVSMGNVLFLPIVESDDLEIHLNQLKHADCYHIAAAVLDRDCINLAKFRFPGRTVIVVGNEFDGVSPAVARMADTRLAIPMSNGTDSLNVAIATGIFAWQFRSDFPEPKT from the coding sequence ATGATTGAACGACTGAGCTCGCTGGACGACCCCAGACTGAATTCGTATCGCAGCCTGAAGAAGCAGAATGCCATTCGCGACGCGGATACCTTTGTGGCAGAAGGGGCAACGGTTGTAGAACGACTGCTTCGAAGTCCGTTCCAAATTTGCAGTGTTCTGATCAGCGATCGAAAATGGGAATCATTCCACGAGAAACTCCCCACCGGGATCCCCATCTATCGTATGGCAAACGATCTGGCACAACAGCTGGTTGGATTCCCGTTTCACTGCGGCGTCATGGCTTGTGCTAAGAGACGGGCAACCCCCGATTTACGGGAGATTGTCCGATCCAGGGGAGACAGCCTGATTATTGCCGGAGACCGAATCGTCGATCCTGAGAACGTTGGAGCCATTATCCGTATTGCCAGCGCTTTTGGCGCGGATGCAGTCCTGCTTGGGGCTGGCTCAGCCGACCCTTTTTCCCGGCGAGTCCTCAGAGTTTCTATGGGAAATGTGCTGTTCCTTCCCATCGTCGAATCCGACGACCTCGAAATCCATCTGAACCAGCTAAAACACGCCGATTGTTATCATATCGCGGCGGCAGTGCTGGATAGAGACTGCATCAACCTTGCAAAGTTTCGGTTTCCCGGCAGGACAGTGATCGTTGTCGGCAACGAATTCGACGGCGTTTCACCAGCGGTCGCTCGGATGGCGGACACCCGACTGGCCATCCCGATGTCCAATGGCACCGATTCGTTGAATGTGGCCATCGCGACAGGCATTTTTGCATGGCAATTCCGATCGGATTTTCCGGAGCCGAAAACATGA